ATTCCTTTGAATTTGTTCCTTGCAGGTTTGAGACGTGGTTCTGGGGTGTTGGAGAGCACCAAGTCCTTGGATTTGGTCTCCTCTGGTTCTTTTGCAGTTGCTGCTGTTGTTCATCCGATGCAGGTGGGCTCAGAGGTTCTGCCAGTGTCCTCTCCTTTCTCGGCTATGGTTCCTTTTGATGGGGGATCGGCTGCCGCTGGTTCTACGCTTGAGGAGGGTTGCGTCGTGCAGAAGCAAGTTCAGCTACCACGTAGGCGTGGGAGTCCCAAAAAGGTTCCTCCTTCTTGCCAGAGTGCTCCGACTGTGGCTTGTGTGGAGCAGCGGGTTGTTTTTTAGGAAGATGGCGCTACTACTGGTAGTGGTGGTCCTTACTTCACGCGCTTGAAAAAGACGTGGTTGCTTGGCAAAGTCTTGGGGTTAGAGTTCGAGGGTAGCGACATAGAGGCTATTCGTGGTTTGGAAAAGGTCTATGAGGATCATTTTAAGACTTGAGTCGTGCTTGTATATCCTGGTTGTGTCTGTGAATTTGTAGGGTGTTCTTTGTGGCTTGTGCCCTTGGAGGCCAGTTTGGTTCATAGCGCTCTTGTTTTTTGCCCGTTTTAGTTCCTGTTCGGTTTAACGGGTTTTCTTTTTGTTCGTCGAGGTACCTTGTTTTTAGTGAGGTGATCTTCGCCCCCTGAGGGTCCTGTCCTTAGGGATTTTTTGTGAAATCCAATATTTATACCTTTatctttcaaaatatatatatatatatatatatatatatatatatatatatattattttagggTGGATGGCTTCACAAATATTTTGATTCATGAGAAGCTGAGGAAAACGCATGGGTCCAAGTCCAACACTGAAGCAAGCGAGTTGGATCGGCCCGTGTGCGTGTAGCCATGTCAAGTTCCCGCCAAGGCGAACGAACGAAAGCATTGTTCCGGAAACACCCCCGCCGTCACCGCCGAGAACTACCCAGTTCCGCTGTCTCCTCCGCTTCCAGCAATCTCGAAGATTCACGATCATCATGTGTTTTTCATTCTTCAAGGGTTCGAGGCCGAAAACGCCGCCTGAGGTGGCCAAGTCCATCAAGGAAAGCCTCATGGCCCTCGATACCAAAACCGTTGCTGAAGTTAAATCCCTCAAGAAGGTAGCACCCCTTTTGATTCAAATCCTCAATGCTCTATCTGGGTATTTGTACTTTTTTCAGTTAAATTTTCGGTCTTGAATCGTGGGTGTCTTATAATTCTCTAAACCGGGTTTCTTGTTAAACAAACAAGAAGATCATGCATATTAAAAGTACAAACCGGGTTTCTTGTTAAACAACTATTTTGTATGCCATGTTAATCACCTAAGAAGATTATGTCGGAGAAGTCATTCCGGCACTGTTTCTttggagttatgatatatacacatttctccactcattttgcaccttcattttttatttatttatcttttctctatcaatcaaattacCTATCACTTCTTtacctttctctctcctttcttccgaACTTTCTccctccacctctccacacctaaaaaatgaggtgtgcaGATATAATTATTCGTTTATTTGCATGCTTCTAATTGTCACCATTTTGTTGAAGATATTTATTGTGGACAAGAAGCAAAATAATATCTACACAGATATTAAGCCTTTCTTTCACTTTATTGTAGGCTTTTGAGAAAGTTGAAAAGAATTTCGTAACAATGAGAACAATACTTTCTGGAGATGGAGAGTCAGAACCAAATCTGGACCAGGTTTCACAGCTAGTGGAGGAAATCTGcaaggaggatgttctcactcTTGTAATTCACAAGCTTCCTGCACTTCAATGGAAAGTAAGTTCTGATTGATACCAAGCATTACCATGTGGAGTTGACTTATTGGATACTCATTGTTTGAGTGTGGATTTTGATACAGGCTAGAAAGGATTTAGTCCACTGTTGGTCCATATTATTGAAACAAACTGTTGACTTCAAATACTGCTGTGTAGAATACATTGAACAACACACTGAGTTACTGGACTTTCTTGTTGCATGGTAAGTTTTTCACTGCATCACCTTTTCTCTCACCAACTTGAACTGATTTCTGCTGCCTTCCTTCACTCCTTTTCCAATGAGGGATCTTTATCTTTCTTGATGGTATTCAAGTTGGGTGAATGAAACTAATGCTCCATGCCAGATTGAAAACATGAGAGATTTtggtttttcttaatttcaacATCTTTTGTATCCTTGTAACTTGTCTGGTCTGGGAAAAAGTTGGTGAAGGACATTTggatttattttagttttatgACAGTGATGAACATACACCGCAATGCTGTGAATGCCATAAATGAGTGACCTTTCCTCTATATTTGGAGTATAAGATTCAACATGCAGTATATTGCTATTAATACTAGTCTTACAGTATATTGCTATCAATAATTGCCAaggtgatttttccaaaatcaGATATCTAATATTACAGCAATGTGAAACATGTTTAGTTTCACTATATACTTAAGTAAACAACTATATATAGTTATAAATAGTTTCTCACAACATTTCTGTATCCATTTCCAAGCAGCTATGATAACAGCGATATTGCCTTGAGCTGTGGCTTAATGTTGCGGGATTGCATCAAATTTCCGACACTTGCAAAGTAAGTTATTTTGGGTTGtcactattttttctttttcctaattTTTCTGATATTTTCATGTTCATTGTAGACTCATATCGGTCCTGCCAAGATTTTGATGTGCATTTTTGTAAAAGGATCTGCTTCTGTACTCATGCTTTAGTGGGACTTATTATATTGTAAAAACTAACAGATTATTATCACTATAAACTTGCATGTTGTGGCTGGTGCTTGTCATGCAATCTATCAAGATGGCAAGTCGGTTATGCTTCtctaactttttctttttttactttTGGGCATTATCAGA
This is a stretch of genomic DNA from Lotus japonicus ecotype B-129 chromosome 1, LjGifu_v1.2. It encodes these proteins:
- the LOC130731866 gene encoding uncharacterized protein LOC130731866, which encodes MGPSPTLKQASWIGPCACSHVKFPPRRTNESIVPETPPPSPPRTTQFRCLLRFQQSRRFTIIMCFSFFKGSRPKTPPEVAKSIKESLMALDTKTVAEVKSLKKAFEKVEKNFVTMRTILSGDGESEPNLDQVSQLVEEICKEDVLTLVIHKLPALQWKARKDLVHCWSILLKQTVDFKYCCVEYIEQHTELLDFLVACYDNSDIALSCGLMLRDCIKFPTLAKYILESASFELFFKFVELRNFDVASDAFSTFKDLLTKHGDVVSEFLTAHYDEFFDQYEKLLTSSNYVTRSQSLKLLSEFLLESPNSKIMKHYILEVYHLKFIMTLLRDSSKNIQLSAFHIFKVFVANPNKPQEIKIILGKNKEKLLELLHNLSPGKGSVDEQFEEEKELIIKEIERVSMYIQS